One Aegilops tauschii subsp. strangulata cultivar AL8/78 chromosome 2, Aet v6.0, whole genome shotgun sequence genomic window, tatatgtgttcATGAGTATTGGTAATATGTGTGGATATGCTatattggtcatatatatatatatatgtgtgtgtttgattttctatgaaaatgaattgatataggaagaaacagaattaatgcctatttggtctctttgccatctgccaacagatggcaaagagcctgcagcctttgccgtcagctggcggacggcaaagactgccgttagccacctaacggacACTAACACTACTCATTTTGCCGTccgcttctttgccgtccgcttctttgccgtccgcggcagacggcaaaggcgcctttgccgtcagccgccgaaagcagacggcaaagtaggtctttgccgtagcctactttgccggagccttttgccgtccgcggctgacggcaaaggcctttgccgtccgccgttcatgcctttgccgtccgccgtggcagacggcaaagaagctgattcctgtagtgacaCACACACCAtccacacacacatacacaatttttgttctgtttttctgttattagttattagttattagttttttcagctttttctgtattaatgttatagaaatgttagttatatatagaaatgttagttttttatgtattaatgttatagaaatgtttgttatatagaaatgttaaagaaaaattagttatacaattttagttatagaaatgtagaaatgttagttttagatatggtcgatgtttttttagtttattatatttttagttacaaaatttagaatttgcatataagaaatcacaatccaatcatttaaaatgttactttacttttgcggcatatagtatttgttgtcgacgatgcccggcccgcatcctcgccgtcgacccgttcgcgacgacgtcctgcttcagaggacccatgtccgggactgggctccgccgggctggcactgggaggtgctacctggaggggcgcgacgcttggtgaggaacccagCCTCGGGTCCcatcgtcgaccctgatctcctttggtggcattcgcgtgggccacattcggtgcagagggagccggccccgccggaggtggtgcgtcgtcgtgtcagggaggaggacgagcacgtccatcgctacatggatgctatggacgtcaggttctccaatacctggcaggttctttgggcagattaccggagatatgatcctgtgatggttccttgtctttgggtgtctaCCGCCCGTGCCcgaggaaccgcgagtggcctagattcttctatagtattcgatctttattagctacctaccTAGCCAgtgctatggcggacaataccggcagagagggagaagaggccctgttcgaaaTCATACGCAGTcctagcaggccagatgatctgaatgaagcaaatgacggctcccaatatctgagcAATActggggagggtgatgataagatattcgatctcgacgaccgagctgatgaagtcatgaactatgattatgattatgatgacgcagacaatgattatgatgacgaatacagtgttgatcttgaaataacaaagactactggcgaggtatatttatataagcaggcatctagtgatcatcacatgttttgttatttgaagatatattaacgaatcgatcattcttctttcagccctccggatcaagcaaatatgcttctacagacagcaggacaaagcgcggcccgagcaaaaagttgaaggagggtgtaaagtacaacatcgattccatcaaagctagtgccgaacccctcacgcctaagaacattgcgagcaagttcgttcgtcagtgcggagttcttgtgaaggaccaactcccgatctccattcaagaatggaaagagccaaaaactaaacgcccagatgttacttgggtcgacgacagagcaaaacaaaagctttgggaatctatgatggaacatttcaccctaccagattatttcatgatgcagatgtgcagaaagtcaaggacgctgctcttaagaagatggcaattgcattcaacacccacaagaaaactgtatgggccaactacctcgctggagaaaggaagactccagaattcaagggaacactggagaagcaaagagaacactggcccactttcgtgaaattcaaggaatcagaattatctaaggaacggtcgagaaaaaacaaggccaataccgcaaaaaagacgcagttccataggctgggtccaggtggctacgcggtggcaatccctaagtgggataagtctgaccaagagatggaggatgcaggggtcactccggttactaggagctggccccccaggtgcagaacttggttctatgcgcatggggggcgttggacccgaagacaggcctggttccGAAGAAGGCAAGTTTAAAAGGAGCAGAACagaagttacttgacgcaatagaagatgctcgaaagggggtgttcacgcccaacagagagaacgatgagcttacgcgcgccctgggaaatcctgaacacccgggaagaacacgaggcaagggcgttattccctggtatgagggcttttcggaatggaacgacgactacaggacccgtgcaagaaagaagatggaggaggagaagaggaggaagctggaggaggagcagaggaagcaggacgcggaacaccttcaaggcctagatgcaaggcacgcggacttggcactcaaattccagcagcagcagcagcaaatcgactcacttagccaggaaagggggtctcagcagcggcagcagcaagcggatgatcatccagcattggatagcaccgtcccatccatcccgagaagcagcgttggttccgccccgggcgacgcactactggatacataccctgtggatgacatcatagagaacactaactgtgagctacatttcaaaatgaagaacatatccatgaaggtggcgaacgccgttgcttttacaattacccctgaagcaaccttccattgcgccccgattccagtgggctatgctcgtgtcttggttgatgaggtggtgggcccatattcggggctagagcttgacattcctggaggcgacgacgagcaaacactggcagaggccatacatcgtatcatcctatggaaaaaggattgcatcatctttcgaagtccaccgacaccgcgtctgccgactcgtCCTCGAtatccgccaccgtgtcagcagactcccgctcctccaagttcACGAACGCGTGAGtagactcctgcttcaagtccggcacagcatcaggccactcctcctgtttcaagtctgacaccgtgtcaggccacacctcctgcttcaagtccggcacagcgtcaggccacacctcctgcttcaagtctgacaccgtgtcaggccacacctcctgcttcaagtccggcacagcgtcaggccactcctcctgctccaactatgccacgtcagccgtctccgccgcctaagcaatcgcagaagagacacgccgcagctatggtgcatagcggtatgagtcgaggtagtacagaaagtacaggcggagacaagcgatataaatatggtccaagcagcctcgctcctcttccttagaggccttacgacatgaccgaggagcgaaacgatgcaatagtgcgggccgaagtggacgctcattttcgaccgaaaccggcaacgccgccgagggagaaagtgcctgaggaaaagattgaccacttcattcgtatggctagaccaccagctcccaagcctgttgactcagactatgagtgccaaatcaggaaggcacatcgagcatgactacagaaagaagcgagctcgaccTCGAGCCAACAAggagctgtcaaaaaatgcggaaaaccgttccccagctgggagaacaggcggcgcaatggacccccccccccccccccgcttgttgcaacacatgagagtacgagcgcccaatattattgtgggcaaaccgtttacgttcccgagctgggcgatgtggtaataaccgaggagcatataatgcaggttgaaatgctcaagatcactgttggacaactcctcgatatcgagcccatgcctccgcttagagaggaggaaataaaacggaaatatgtccgcggcgaaactttggtcgagcccgaggaggtcaagaacctcccaatgagaatgtatgaattgcatgattggtacatgaaaattaccaagatttccaatcgagagtccctcatggtgcaagtcgaggaagatcattacttccataagaaagctctggccgttgagtattcagaactatttcagttattcaatcaagatgcactcgacaaatctatcgtcagttgctattgtctgtaagtgatttctttctgtaatttaagtctcaagctagctctagtgctcattgattgatcattaattacctgtaattatatatcctcactatatattcttttctgtggtattatgcaggatgaagacgtatgaaatgaaaaaagctggacgctgtggcattgggttcattgacccaaataccgttaatgaatacacatggaaattggaatggtgtagacaagatgtagagaaaaacatggtagagttcttgaagcgcctcaatagcaatgaagatatactacttccttacaacttcgagtgagtcacactgtcttgtactacaaattatGTTTTTGCTTACAAGATacatgttaataagtgtatagggtttagggttacagttgattagtgttatccacatgcccgcttaatttatacatgcaaacatatgcgcatgcagcttccactggatcttgttagacattaaagttgatgaaggaaaagttgaagtactggactcactacttaaaaaaatagtgactacagcatcgtgaaggggatagtcgacaggttatttcaatcattattaactatatctcagCCTATTTAGTTcatcatttcctgatatgaactatttttaataactccttaattaattttctttgccggcgggtaGGGCTTGGGCAAAAGTACATCAAgttgactccaggaaaatggcgacagaagctatgttggtatcgacccaaggtaagtaattaagtagtactagctagctaccatctctttaattcttgtttcaataccattaattaattaacatgcttgattaattattatctgattaaattctattgtcgtaaaggccctgaagcaggcgccggggactgaagtgtgtgcatactacgtttgcgagaacattcgcatgatggcgtccgaaaggagcagatctgatagacaggactgggtacgtttgccagaacactattcacaaatcttacatgattgtcgatatctactcacacaactaatacacatgcatattgatctccttcttaactgttcaaagaggtgcgggacaagcttctatcagaggagcgcatacgagcacttcaagaggaaatagcgggatttttgctcgaccaggtcatagatcccaaaggagaatactattacccgctaccgcccccttgaaccacttgtcatcatgctccgaaggcaccaaggcaacatgtaggagaaattgtatatatatatatatatacatgtgtatgtgtgaataattaatggtggttgtgagacattcgattatatatatatatgatctgttctacgagaaaatctatttatatatatgcataacgtgtacaatatgtagtatcgtttaccagcaaacaaaaaagaattaaatggaaaacacaaaattaatggaaaaataaaaattaaaaccaaaacccccccaaacatttagtaccggttggtgctaccaaccggcactaatggtctaccagcacccgggcctggctcgtgccacgtggtggcacccggaaccggtactaaagggggggctttagtctccactccatagtgccggttgcagaaccggcactaaaggcccttacgaaccggtgataaaggcctGTTCTAAACTAGtggccctagttgcaagtccaacATCGACTCGCGACTGTGGGTGTCTACATGCCACTTGCACGCAGACCATCGGCTCGCAACTAGGGTTTGTTTACTCGATGCCTCTTGCAACTTGCAACTCAACTTATTTTGTAGTTTGTTtttgccctagttgcaagtccaccatcgacCCACAAATGTGGGTGCCTGCATGGCACTTGCAACTCTACCATCGACTTGCAAACTCATTTTTTGTACTTTTGTAATTGCCCTAATTGCAAGTCCACCATTGACTCGCAACTAGTCTGTTTTTTGTCCGTACTTTTGTAATTGCCCTAGTTGCAACTCCACCATTGACTCGCTACTGTGGGGGCCCGCATGCCACTTCTAAATATaccatcgacttgcaactaggtCTTTCTGGTTTGATGCCACTTGAAAGTCGACATTCCCCCTGCAACTGGTTCATTTCTTTTTTCATGCCACTTGCAAGTGGACACTCGACTTGCAACTGTTTTTTATTATTTTGATGCCCACTTGCATGTGGACATTCGGCTTGCAACATTTTTTTTTGTTGATTCCAGTTCAAGTCAATGGTCAACTTTGCAACTGGGTGTTCTTGTTTCATGCCTCTTGCCGGTCGAGGGTCGATTAGAAACTGTGGGAACATATTTTGTTTGTTTGTTGCCACTTGCAAGTAAAGTGtcattatttgcattttttgTGTTTTGTGATCTTACGGAGTCCACCATTTTTCTTTTTGACTTGCAACTATGATTCTTTGTGTTCATGCCTCTTTTTTTGCAAGTCCAACCTTTTTTGATTCGATAGTTTATATTTCACAAACACTTTTTCCATATCTTTTTGAAGCTAAATTTTTGCAACCAAGCGCCAACTAACTTGAGAGCCCCTAGTTGTTACTCCTTAGTGAACacacaactatattttttttccttttttcgtcTCTTTTTTTGTTGATTTTTGTTGTAGGCGCACTAGTGTTTTTTAGTGACCCTTTTTTTAATCTCAATTTTTTTACAAGGACAGACCCCCAAAATGCTTTCTCTATGTGTTTTTAGACTAAATACAGTGTTCTGTAGTCAACTGCCATTTTTAAACCTTTTTAGGGGGGTTTTCTGCAAGATCTCCACAACAACAATGGTTCTCCGATGCATATCCACACAGACACATTAATTTTTGCATTTATTTTGTCTCCCATTTGCACTGTTTGAATCGGTATCGCAGAGGAGGAGGATCAGACGGGGACGACAAGCTCGAAGCCTTTGGCGAACGAGATGGCCGTGGACGAGCCTCCCGCTCCGCACCTCTGCTCGACGCACAAGGCATCCGATTTGGAGACCGCGAGGCAAATACTTTTTAAACATTTTTAATACATAATGAATGTTGTTTAATGATATTATACATTTTCAAACGCATCTTTATATTTTTAAGACATGATAGGATTTTTTTATATGTGAGAACACTTTTTTTGAAATATCATAACAAAtgtaaaaatatatatatattccATTTTTTCTACAAGGAGCATGAAAAATAGAAAAACTTAAACAGGAAAAAAAAACTTCAACATTTTCTATAAGAAGCATAAAAACCAAACAGAAAACCGGTAGAGAACTGCACATTAGAAAAATTATACAAAGGACAAACTTAGGCCGGACGTTGCTTGTGTCAACGCTGCTGCTGGCAAAAAAACAATCCCAGCCAAGCACAAATAGTACTAACAGAGAAAGAAAACCAAGGTAGAAGCAACTGGATCGTGCGATGCAATTTTCTTGGGCTTCTCTGCGCGTGCGTGTACAACAGACATCCAAAACTGGTAAGCAACAACCAAAAACTGACGGGCCAAACCGGAAAAcaacaactaaaaccagcccaaacTAAAAGCTGGCCCAGTGGACGAAACAAGTCAAAGGGGGGACTCAACCGGGCTGCAACAACAGGGATGACGTCATGTGAATGAGACTATACTTATGTCTCAGCTAGATGAGTTCTAGGCGCTCTCTAATATATTTGAGTCATATTTGTAGACTCGTTAGTTGGTTAAAGCGTCCGTAATTAAGAAGCAGCCTGAGCTAGTAATTCACCATGTAAAGAGGTAGAAATAAACCATAGGATTTTTTGATTAAAAATATATGATGTAGCATATTGTAGAAGAACTTGGGTGCGTGAGAGGTGAACAACTCGATTCGGACTTTTATTAACAGGGTTTTGGCACGAACGTTAAAACATGAAAGGTGGGTGCATCTTTTAGATGGACATAGATTTTCACGCAGAATCAACAACAAACAAGGTGTACTACTGAACAAATTAAGGTCTGTCAAAAGCATCCACTAGAACTTTACAAATAAATTATAGGCAGGAATTTTTCTAGACAACGCAGCATTACCACACCATACGTGCACAACGCGTATTAATTAATTAGCCACCTGAACTAACAAGTTAAAGCGGTTATCAAAGATCACAGGTTGTCGACCCTTAAGTTGGGGTGGTGTACGTACCATGATGGTGAGCGGGGAGGCGTACATGATGGAGCCGAAGATGACGCAGAGGATGCCTACGATCATGGAGCGCTTCGCATGGGTGTGGGCACCGAGGAGCACGCCGGCCACCACGGCAGCCATGAATGCCGCCTCGAGGGCGAGCACGCCGAGCATCTTCCACTGCACACACAGCAGAAAACATGCACATCGCATGGATTAGGGGCTGGAGGATCTTCTGTACAGAAACTAAAGCCGAAAAGAGACAGTAGGCAGGATGAGGAGGCATTAGGAGGGTTGCACGTACGTACCCTTGTGTTCTTGGCCGCgtagatgatgaagatgatgatgtaggCGCTCTCAATAACTAGGCCGATGCCGTTGATGGTGAGGACGAGGGTGCTGTTGGGGTGGACGATGGGGAGCCCGTAAAAGAACCAGAGCAGGCAGTTCATGAGCATCGCCAGGCGGGGCTTCTCCACCCTTCGAGCATCACGGCTGGCGCGAGACGGCCAGATCGCGAGGAGCCGCCAGGCAACAACTCTTGGTGGCTTCGTGCGCGGCGCGGCGATGCCGCCTAGGATGCGAGCTCGGTGGCCAATCCACTTTGCAGCGCGGTCTGCGATGGTTGCGGCCGCGTGGTGGCCACCCTGCCTCCGGCGGGGGCAGTTGCAGGCGCGGCGCGGGCATATACCGGGAAGGGAGGCGGCTGCGGTCGACGCGCCATCATGCATCGAATCGGCGATGACGTCGTGGAGGCCATGGTGATCTGGTCAGCGGCGCCTCCGGTCAGATCTGATCTTGCCGGTGAAGCCGGCGGTGGTGGCCATCTCCTTCGTCGTAGGTGGTCGGCCTCACGCTGGATGGTCATATCTCGAGATCCGTCATCTAGCTCCGACTGCGAGTCGGGAAGACATAGTTGCCAGTGAAAACCGAGCCGTTGGCGGGCGATGGCGGCCTTTTGCACCGTTACCTTCATGAAGGCATCGTCGTGTAACTGTTGTCGACCCACTCATGCTGCTTCGGGGGAAACCCTGGGATCTGGTCTTCCAGATCGTATGATGCTGGTACTACGGTGTCGTTTCTCTATagggagcatcgtttgtggagtAGCGCTGGAGGACagaagcaggaggtggagcggcttcgtccTGGACAGAGCTTCGGTGGAGCTGTCAAGTCATGCCTGGGCGGCAGGTGCTACGCCGAGTCATGCCTGGTTGGCAGGTGCTCCGCACGACGGATCTTCTAGAGTCTTTACGTCGGGACGGACGAGCGCGGGGCGGTGGCAccgttgggcgccgtggtggcgtcgacggatgTCTAGTCTGCAAGGATGATGCGGATCTCTCTTCTGAAGATGGGTCAGTCGTCCGATGAAGATGGCGGCGTCTAGAACGTATGCATGCGGTGTGCGCTTTAGGTAGGCTGCACCAGCTGTTTGTGGGATACAACACCTGTTTAGATATGGGGAGTGAGAGCATTCCACATTATCGAGTTTGTAGGTGTGCGTGGTGGCTTTAGGTGGATTGATGTATATTCTTGTCAGACCATTGGGTAATAATTAATAAAGATGGTTGCATGCATCTATTGATGCAGAAGCCAGGGTTTTAACCTCCTTCTCTAAAAGaaacaaatcgctccaccaagtCCTATCTATATCGGTCCTTCTGCTCTAGGATGGTGCCGCCCCATGCCTCCTCCGCTTATAACCAGCGAGCATTCTAAACCATTGCAACAACCCCCAAGACTTTCTCCTCCAAGGAGCTTCCAAAGAGAAGACAAGCACTGCGACAGCAGTAGGAGCTGGCCTGGAGGCACGGGAATGGTGTTGCCTGCAGTCGGTGGCCTTCTCCAAGGGCCTACTGCAGCGCGGTGAGCCTGATGCGCCGCGGCCTACAATGCACCGTAGTGCGGTCGCACGGGATGCACATAATGCCCTAACGGAGCCCGTCGACATAGGCTTGACCCAAATCATGGATCTGTGACACGTGTCACATCATCGATACGAGTCGTGTCGGTTGGCAGACCTCATCGACCTAGGGGCatagctatgccgacggcctagccgtcggcatagctcTATATTAtctttttttgtatttttttcttttttgaattaaaatttgaTTAACT contains:
- the LOC109760154 gene encoding bidirectional sugar transporter SWEET6b-like; translation: MHDGASTAAASLPGICPRRACNCPRRRQGGHHAAATIADRAAKWIGHRARILGGIAAPRTKPPRVVAWRLLAIWPSRASRDARRVEKPRLAMLMNCLLWFFYGLPIVHPNSTLVLTINGIGLVIESAYIIIFIIYAAKNTRWKMLGVLALEAAFMAAVVAGVLLGAHTHAKRSMIVGILCVIFGSIMYASPLTIMGKVIRTKSVGYMPFFLSLVNFLNGCCWTGYALIKFDIYITIPNGLGTIFGLIQLILYIYYYRSTPKKGKNVELPTVLTKNAITSGNVSVTVEK